A single window of Montipora capricornis isolate CH-2021 chromosome 14, ASM3666992v2, whole genome shotgun sequence DNA harbors:
- the LOC138033820 gene encoding programmed cell death protein 6-like, giving the protein MAGYYQGFGNQYGTGQPTHQGYGNAPGYPPQSQMGYPPIGGGYPGGYGGPQGPPPGADPTLWNWFLTVDSDRSGQITANELQQALLNGNWSQFNSETCRLMIGIFDRDQSGTINFQEFQQLWHYINQWKGAFDRYDQDRSGAIEGHELHRAFAEMGFNVSGNFVGLVLKRFDRFGQRSLKLDSFIQCCVMLRGLTDAFRMRDTNQNGNITINYEDFMCLVLLNKP; this is encoded by the exons atggcgggaTACTACCAAGGCTTTGGGAATCAATACGGAACTGGTCAACCAACCCATCAAG GTTATGGCAATGCTCCAGGTTACCCTCCTCAATCTCAAATGGGTTATCCTCCTATTGGTGGTGGGTACCCTGGGGGTTATGGTGGACCCCAAGGACCCCCTCCAGGAGCAGATCCCACATTGTGGAATTGGTTTCTTACTGTGGATAGCGACAGGTCTGGCCAGATCACAGCCAATGAGCTGCAGCAGGCACTACTTAATGGAAACTGGTCGCAATTTAACAGTGAAACTTGCCGCCTTATGATTG GTATTTTTGACCGTGATCAGTCTGGCACTATTAATTTCCAAGAATTTCAACAACTCTGGCATTATATAAACCAATGGAAGGGGGCATTTGATCGATATGATCAAGACAGATCTGGAGCAATAGAGGGACATGAACTGCACAGAGCATTTGCTGAAATGGGCTTCAATGTGTCGGGCAACTTTGTCGGCCTGGTCTTGAAAAG GTTTGACAGGTTTGGTCAGCGCAGCTTGAAGCTGGACAGTTTCATTCAGTGCTGTGTGATGTTACGTGGGTTGACAGATGCATTCAGAATGCGGGATACAAATCAGAATGGCAACATTACAATCAACTATGAAGACTTTATGTGCTTGGTTCTGTTAAACAAGCCTTAG
- the LOC138032882 gene encoding tropomyosin-like, whose amino-acid sequence MACTARGDPRESVVSGMNVVRGKMKVIMESTRAEQAREKRAKDALAEMLSREQRALAKKRTLLDLIANAEKDMEKVEIQEGICKERLYFADQRNEQNAYMKDFLEKNKIDVGSLELTLERYQEKTKSKIEAIAKMRIVVETKEKEIHASEKREMMAKDRIAMIEEKLRVIERAGNKFTKNYTPLTETEYLEKLDEVKEKIAKEVQRRKKAEKTADTLEKDIVELEKDITITKKRNAELKQTTNELKGSRV is encoded by the coding sequence ATGGCTTGTACGGCTCGTGGAGACCCTCGAGAGAGCGTCGTTTCGGGAATGAACGTCGTACGTGGAAAAATGAAAGTTATTATGGAAAGCACAAGGGCGGAACAAGCCCGAGAGAAGAGAGCCAAGGATGCATTAGCTGAGATGCTTTCGAGAGAACAAAGAGCACTCGCGAAGAAACGAACACTTCTGGACTTGATCGCAAATGCTGAAAAGGACATGGAAAAAGTCGAGATTCAAGAAGGTATTTGCAAAGAAAGATTGTACTTTGCGGACCAGAGAAACGAACAAAACGCTTACATGAAAGATTTTCTCGAGAAGAACAAAATTGATGTTGGTTCATTGGAGCTAACATTGGAAAGATACCAAGAGAAAACTAAATCCAAGATCGAGGCCATTGCAAAGATGCGGATAGTTGTTGAGACGAAAGAGAAGGAAATTCATGCGAGTGAAAAACGCGAAATGATGGCTAAAGATCGTATAGCAATGATTGAGGAAAAGCTAAGAGTAATCGAGAGAGCGGgtaataaatttacaaagaacTATACACCGCTGACAGAAACCGAGTATTTAGAGAAATTAGACGAAGTCAAAGAGAAGATTGCAAAGGAGGTACAGAGACGAAAAAAGGCGGAAAAGACAGCGGATACGTTAGAGAAGGACATTGTGGAGTTAGAAAAAGACATCACAATCACAAAGAAGCGAAATGCAGAGTTGAAACAGACCACAAATGAACTGAAAGGTTCTCGTGTGTGA
- the LOC138033821 gene encoding chromatin accessibility complex protein 1-like, producing the protein MADKVTSDNSVGKLTHLPVARIKMIMKSSPDLPHCSQESVFLVTKATELFIDYLAVTAHKQENDSKHLTYKGLSKVVEDEEALQFLADIVPHKVLAKDFMEAMKKKSRKSSIEVNTVSSDSE; encoded by the exons atggcggacaaagttACTTCTGATAATAGTGTGGGAAAGCTAACTCATTTACCAGTAGCAAGGATTAAAATGATCATGAAAAGCTCGCCAGATCTGCCACATTGTAGCCAAGAATCCGTTTTCCTCGTAACTAAAGCTACG GAATTGTTTATAGACTATTTAGCAGTTACTGCTCATAAACAAGAAAATGACTCAAAGCATCTTACATACAAAGGACTTT CCAAAGTTGTTGAAGATGAGGAAGCCTTACAGTTTTTAGCAG ACATCGTACCTCACAAAGTTTTGGCCAAAGATTTCATGGAAGCTATGAAGAAGAAGTCGAGGAAGTCTTCTATTGAAGTAAACACTGTTAGCTCTGACTCAGAGTGA